GTTTTCTGTTCCGGGCAAGCAATTTTGACACTAGCTAATCTAGGCAACTCTTGTAATACTAGTCGATCTTGGACCAATGAAAGCTGAAGCCTGATAATGCAAAATCTTATTCGACAGTATAAACTGTGGATGAAATTTTAAAATTAAAAAGGCAAAATAGGAAGAGTTGAAATGGAAACAAAAATAATAAGAGCAATATTTGGGTCGAAACAGAGAGAAGTAGAATCAGTCTAAACAAGCTATTGCTATTGCTCAATATTTGGGTCGAAACAGAGAGAAATTCCACAATTTCCAATTCATCACAGTCCTCCACAATCTCTTCCCCCCAAATCGAAACCAAAGCCCTAGCTTGACCTTGCAGAGATGGACATGGAGCAAAAGCAAGAGGAGCTCATCGATCACTTCGTCAAGCAAGCCTCGTCTCTCACCGGCGCCTCCCTCGCCTCCCTCGTCTCCGAGGCAACCTCCCACCCTTCCCTCTTCGCCTTCTCCGAGATTCTCTCCGCCCCTTCCCTTCTCCAGGTTCCCGCTTCGATTTCTCTTTCCGCCTTCAAATTTCCTCAACATTTTACTTAGAAACTCAAATTTCAGTGCAAGATTTTCAATCCTGTGGATATGACGTCACCAATGGATGCGGTAGAATTTGATGTCTCGAAATTATTACTTTTTTGTTTGGATTAGGTGATTGATATGAGCTATAGTGTCGAAATCGGATTGTTGTGTAGCCTAAGAGACTTTGGATTGTTTTTCTTGTTGTTGTTATTATCTGGATTATTGTGTGCATTTTGTTCTGATGACACTGTATTTTGGTGCAGCTTGAAGGAACAGAGAATTCTGTGTACCTCGATGTGCTTCGTCTGTTTGCGCACGGCACATGGAGTGATTACAAGAGTGAGTATGCTAACCATGCTTCGTTTTGGTAGTTTTGTACTGGAATCATTGATGTTTCTTTTCTACTTGCATGCCTGAGATGAAATAGGGAGTGACATAATAGATTCTAAGCCCTATACCTTAGATGGTTCTTTGCACCCTATTCAGCTGTTTATGTCACAAAACTATGTTATTTAGTGAAATCTTGTGACGGGATGGTCTTTATTCTACGTGAATTGCCACGTAAGGTGACAGATATAGGTAGAATGCAAATAGGTGGTTCACCTAAGGTTATTTTATTTTTCAGTGAAATGCAAGTTAGATAGCACTGATCAGGCTTAAAATACTAACGGCATACCGCAAATCATCCTTTGGTCATGTATATCGATGTAATGAAATAATGAGCACCAAAAATCATCATCTATAATAGGCCATGATATACATCTGTATATGCACGTGTGTGTGGCTGTGTGTTAGTTTCAGGCGCTAACAGTTTGTCATTGGAACAGTGGCTCTACTTTGTTTGATTTTATTTTTATCTTTACATTTCCAACACTTGTACTAGTTACAGGGATGAGAAAGACAAATAACCAGCCACCTATATACTGCCTTAAAGATACTTTACCTTCCCGCACAGAAAGCCCATTTTTAGTGGCAACCCAATTCATCACTCTGTTGACTGAACCATGATTAGTCTTGTATTATGTTTTTCTTTCGAAATGCATAGAGAACTATTTCTCTTCCATTTCTCGTATTATGTATTTATTTAAGCCTCCAAGCATATTGTGATTGGGTGTCAGAAACTGAGACTATGTTGATTCATAGGTAATGCCGGTCGTCTTCCACAATTGGTCCCTGATCAAGCACTGAAGCTAAAGCAGTTAACTGTGCTTACACTTGCAGAGACAAACAAGGCATGATTCTTATCATATTCCCCTTCTTCCTTTTTTTGTTTTTTTCGGAAGTTGTAGTTGATTCACTTGTCTAATTTTACAGAGTTGTTACTGCTATATGTTTTGAATATGATTACTGGAAGCCTGTACTTCTGCACTTAATACTACTCATGCTTTATAATGTCATTATTTAAAGTACAAGTTAAAGAAACAAGTATTTGGAAGGGCAAGTAACCTACTTTAGGCAAGTTCCACAGTTAGTCATATGAGCAAACTTGTATAGTTATCATCAGCACTACTGTTTTAGCGTGTTCAGGTCTCTCATATTGCCTTCTGCATATATTTTGTTTTTTAATATTCTTGAGGGTTGTTCCAGGTACTACCATATGATCAGCTAATGCAACAGTTAGATGTTGCAAATGTACGTGAACTTGAGGATTTTCTCATTAATGAGTGCATGTATGCGGTAAGTATTCTTTCTTTCTTCTACCTTAATTTGTCACCATACTAAATTGAATCATATTTTAATGGACCTGAAACAAACAGAATGTATCAAAAAAAAAAAATATAACCTTCAGTTCTGACAGCACGAGTAAGTCTGGTTTCTAGATATTTGTAATGTATAAATGAGTAAATCACGCATTACTGATGGATTGGAACCAATGGATCTAATATCTTTACAAAAAGATAATTTGATTTACACTCTTACTTGGTATTTTAGACAAGGTTCTAAAAAACGCTGGGCGCTAGTCGGGCGGACAGCGCCCAAAAGATTAATCGGGGATTAATCGGTTTTCTATTTTTGTATTTATTTTAATTTTTTAATACCAAATAATTATCTAATACAATTAAAATTACAATTAACATGTAATTATATAATTATTAATACAATTATTTTGGTTGAAAAGTCAAATTTACATGTCTCATTAAATTTGAGTGTAGTTATTTAGATTAAATCTGATAAGTAATTAAATATACATTTGGGTAGTATTGATCAAATTAAGAAAAAGACAAAAATGATTGGATGTATAGGCCCAAAGGGAGAGCCCAACAATTTAACCCATTGCTAAGTCAATTTTCCCTACACATCTTTATCCCTTCCGCCTCCTCTTTCTCTTCTGCTGCATTGTCCTTCTCTTCTGCAAAGCTGCAAACATCGTCCCTCCTCCTTCTCTCATGACCACCGCCCACCACATCCAGGACTCCAGGTCAGCCCCTTCCTCGTCGTCCTCTGCTCCTCTCTTCTTCCCCATTCAATTGCACCAAAATCCCAGAGTTCAGTTACTGAAATCCGATAGGAAAAAAAAAAAAAAAACTAGTCGGCACTCCGCCCAGCCCCGCCCAGCCCCGCCTGGGCGGCCACAAAACGGCCAGCCGACTACACCAGGCGATTTGCCTGAAATCGGGGCGGCTTAGGGGCGCCCAGGCGGCCGCCTAGGCCGTTTTTTAGAACATTGATTTTAGATAACCTTTTGAACATAACACAATGTTATAAAGATGGTATATACATCTGCATATTCCTTTCCCTTGGGGTGAAGGGTGATCATTTTTGGAGATTTCAATCAGTTTGTCTAAAGAGTGTAGTCAAACATGTGCTGATTATTATATTGTTTGATTTCTTTCAGGGCATAGTAAGGGGAAAGTTGGACCAGTTAAGAAAATGCTTTGAGGTTGGAGATTTGTGTTGCTTTCAGATTTATTTTCTCCTTGTTTTTGTTCTCACTTCCCCCTCCCCTCTTTTGTTTTGTTTTGGTCTGTTTACATGATGAAGTATATAATTTTTTATCTTGGAAAGTGTAGGTCCAATTTGCTGCAGGGAGAGATCCGAGACCTGAACAACTTGGGAGTATGATCGAGACACTATCAAATTGGTAATGTTTCTGATTTTTATTAGAAAAGTGTAGTTACTCTAGCTATATTAGGTTGTGTATTAGTATACCTTTGTGTAACAACGGCTAAATAAGGATGTGGTCTCTGCCATGTATGTATAGTAAAAGTATTATAAAAACAGCAACGTCTGGCCCTAAATGGATTGCAGGATAGTTTAATAACATTTGAGGTGTCAATCTCATGTATGGTGCTTCTCTTACCTTTTTGCCAATTACCTTTATGTGGCACTAGATTAAGTGATTAACCGTGTTTTTGCCAACTGAAATGGAAAATGAACTGCTCCCACTGTTGATGTGGTATTACATTCATGTTAACAAATCTCATGGCCTCGAGTATTTGGGTCTTTTTCTGTTGCATCTATCATTTGTAAAATATCTTCTTGACATGTAAACTGCTTATGGCTGAAAACATAGGTTGGTTACGTCAGATAACCTTCTTATCTCAATTCAAGAGAAGATGAGCTGGGCTGATAAAATGTCTGAACTGAACAAGAAGCATAAAAAGGAAATTGAAGACAAGGCTGAAGAAGTAAAGAAAACATATTCTTTGAAGGTCAGTTTAATCCATTGTTATTTTATATAGCTTCTGCAGTTATCAGGGAACCTAACAAGTGTAAAAGTTGCATCTGAGGTTTATATCGAAGTGTTGTATGTATGTACATCAAGTGTGCGCATTTTTGCTTTTGTAATGAATCATTTAAAGCTGGATGAACACATCAGAAAGGGGGGAACAAATAGAGGAAGGTAGAGGAAACAGTGTTAGAAGGGCTGAGAGGGGTTTAGGAGTTGGTTCTGTTTGTTGTACTGGGTGGGATACCTTGTTTTATGCTTTGCTATTTTCAATATTTTCATTTCAGAAGCTCTGGTTTGAGGATAATTTTAAATATTAGAAGCCATGGGTAACCGCCATCCATTTTGCAATTTGCAGCATGGTTGTGTGCATGCATATGTGAGTTTGTTTGTATGATGATGGAGGGCAATAGAGGTTAGGAAAGACATTATGTTTGCTTCGGAGTGGTTTCTTTTCAAAGGTTTATCAACCTTTATATTGATTGGTGGACTTATGCAAATGTGTGCCTTTTGTTGTTATCTAGTTTGGTTATAGCTGTTAGAGTTCAGGTAGAAATATATCTAGGTTATCATGATCTACTTATTTGAATGTAAGGCGGTAATCAGTTAATGGGTTCTATTTTTCATTCCCACTTCACATGCAAGTCTTTTGTTATATAAATTGGGATATGTTGGTCGATGTGTCTTACTTACATTGTGGCAGAAGTTCCACCCTGTAAGCAGGCCGACAATGACTTCCGGGGGCATGAGGAGATATACTCCGAACCTGGTGGAGTGATGGACTATGAGGAAGACCGAAGTCGACCAAAGAGGTAATTCAATACACCTTAGTGCTTATTTTCATCTAATAATGGGGCATGTCTTATCAAATGAATTGCACCATCTCTGATTCTCTCTTACACAACGTCAACTCTATTATTAGTTTATTCCTGTTCCTGAAATTTGGTAGAGATTCCAAATTCAGTGTCCCCTTCCCATGTTGATAAATAAGGGGAAAAATAAAATTATAATGTAACATTCACTCTACTGTTGCAGGAGACGTCATCCGATATATAGATGAGAGATTGAGAGTTGAGAGGTGGTAGAAGGAAGTGTATAGGCAAGTATTAAAGCCTAGTTTTTGTTCATGACATTCCCAGACCTGTTGATGTCTCCTCTTTGCGACCACAATCTCAGAAATTAAACTTTTGTTCTTTATACTATTTACCCTGTTTTGAACCCCTTACTATGCCAATTGAAGTGTAATGCTACCACAACTGTAATGCTAAATTTCGTGATGAAATGTTTCTTTGTACTGCTTTTCTCAGGCATTTTTTTAAAATCTTAATTCATTTATTGAAGGACAACCAATATTAGGAGATGCAACACCGTAAATTGTCAGATATGTGATATGTCTAACTGTCTCTACTCTACCCATCCAAATTATTCAAGATAAAGTGGAAATTTATGCCGATTCTCACGGCTAGTAATGTACTAGCAATAGCAACAACAAATAAATTTGAATCGACTAATGTGAGTTGTGCAAAGCGTTGCGTTTTTCAGCTAGTATGTACTTGGAGGTAATGGACTTCTTCTTTTTGAATCAAAATGGCAACTCCTTTATCAAGCATAGTTAGCTAATCAAAAGTTACACGTATCTGCTGCTATAGCAACTTGAAAGGTGTTGAAAAGGTAAAAAAACATCTTGTTCCAATGAACAATCATAAGCTGCCATAGTATGGGCAGCACCCTCCCTCGTCTATTGACCCAGGAAATTCTCTATACTCCTTCCTGAAATTTGAGATGCACTTAAATCCTCCCTAACACAAAAGTGTTTGTAGACCCTAGAATTAGCATCAGACAACCCAGATGGTTGACGTTGTACTTCCTTTGCAGCCATTTCCAAATTGGCTGGGAAGAAGCCATTCAGTTGTGCAAATTCCACTGCTTTGCTGCATGCTATCACCTCTACATGTTCAGCAGAAGGTATCTCATTCAAAAGGCCAGTCCCCCCGCAACCATAGAACCAGCCTAATCACGAATCACAATTCACAAAACCCCAACCGCCTTTTCTAGAGGACAATCTAAAGGCTCCATCCATATTTACTTTCCAAACTCCAATAGAAGGATACCTTCCATCTCACTGAAGCCACTCTATTTGGCTTACAACTTGTCTTAGCATTATGATACCGAAATTCATTAAGACGAAATGTACGCTAGACTCACACTAACATGAGCAGCCTAAGTAGCCTTCCCGTTCCAAACACGCTCCTTTCTTTCTTTCCAACATCCCCACAACAAAAAAAGTACCATGCACTTGTCCCCATCAATAACGAATCCTGTTTAATGATACGATGAGCTTGAATAATCCGCTTAGCATAAAGGCAATCTCTACAGAGATGGAGAGTAGACTCGATCTCCACTAATTTCACACAATACACAAACAGTGCTAAAACACATTTTTCACTAAGAGATGGCAAAATATCTAAACAAATACATATATGCAGCAGCTTCTTCGGGTTCTCGCAGTGCATTACCAAGATTTCCATTCGACATGGTGGTGAAGCTCAATGCCTCGACTAAATCCGGGCACACATGGTCTGTTGGTAGTAGCTAGAAAATTTATCTTCGAGCCCACTTTCATTGCCACAGGTTCTGAAGAAATTAGTTAGTCTCTCAGATTACTTTCATTGCCACAGGTTCTGAAGAAATTAGTTAGTCTCTCAGATTATTTGGTATTTTCTAGTACCAACTTCATCTTCAAATTATTAAGAGATCCAATCGACTTACCTATGCTGTATGTGCTTGTATCAATCGCAGTATGCAGTTGCTATCAAAAATAAATAAAAAATTGCAGTATCCAGTTGCAGTTCAAAGATGCTACCCAGTTGCGGTATCCAGAACCTCTAAATCTACCATTAGGAGCCATTTTATGTGCCTAAACCGCTGCATTTGTAAAGTTTAATTAATTCCAATATATTCAGCATCTATGCAAGGAAGAAATTACCAACACAATCCATAAAATACTCATAACCACATTATTCAGAGAGTCAGAGACCAACTCTACAGCTAGCTAAGTGTTTAAACTAAATGTTATGGTAAGAAACACCCGGACTCTACATGTCAGATTCTCAGTTTTTGCCTTTACATTTTGAGTTTTACCACACAGCCATTGGTGCATCCATCCTGCTGTGTAGTCCAGATACCATAAAAAGTTAAACACAATTAGCTATCCAAAACAAACAAAGAAATATCGATCATTCTCCCCTTCTTTCTCATATCAAGGGTCCTTAAAAATAAATTCCCAAAAGTGGAGAGATTAGCAGTCCAAAAGATGAAATAACTACAGCTCATGATTCTGAATGTAATGGGTATTGCTTCTCATATGCTATTTGTATGTAATACAATGTGGTTCTTTATTCTGGGTATCTCAGAAATGCACATTTCTCAGACTCCAACAGAAACTAGCATACATCCAATACAGACATTTCTTAGCTAGACATCTTGGTTTCAGAATCAATATTACCAAGCTAAATGGGGGTCCGAGATTGGCACTACGCTGTTGTTCATTAGATGAAAACCTACTGTATATATTGAGATACGATCACTGTTACAGAACTCGGCAATTCAAACAATGGCTTCTCAATTATGATCGATAAACAAAATAAGAACAGAATTGACCCATTTGTAATTCCATAACATGTGGCAAGAGAAACATGGGACGCATCTGGTAATCAGACTGAATAATGATACTTAAGAACAGCAAAAATTTACGAGAACACTATATTCACTTAAACTTCAAGTAATAGACACCTTTGAGTAATTCAATTCTACAGCACATGACAATAAGGGAAAGGGAAAGAGTATTATACTTACCTCAGAAAGAAAACATATATACTGCCCTGTCAAATTATCCACATTTCCACTTTGTTGTAACAAAACTAATTGTGGAATAATCGCGACTGCGTCCAAGCATATTGAAAATGCCCAGAAGACCTGATAATAGTTTTATTTCAGCATTAACAAAAAAAAAAAAAATACTAAGTTGCAGGAATGCATGTGCACCATTATGGGTTAGGAAGTTGGGGCGGGGACATATGCGAGCGAAATGAAAATCTTCTGAAAATTTTAAGAGGATTTAAAACCGAGAACAAAATGGATTCCAATCACATATACCTACTGCAACATAATGCTACTCTAAGAATGATATGAGCGTCAAACACAAACACGCCAACACCTCAAATTAATCTACTTTACATGTGAACTCATTTCGTTTTGAATACTGCAATGACATCAGTGGAGGCTCTCCAGAGGGATTCTACTATGTGGCATTCATCAAAATTAGCCCCCAATGGACAACAGGTATGAAACTACAAACAGATATTTGGAAAGCGCATATTCCAGTGTACGACGTTGCACATCGTGCAACAAGCTGACCTTGCAAGACAAGGACTGAGAACAAAACATATGCATCAAAGCGCCCTCCTCACAGACTTCCCACACCCAGCATTACAAAATTCCGGGTGAGACTCTTTAACTCCAATAGGTAAAAGCCTAAATAGCATCCGAGCAGGAAATCCCTCCTCATACTTGGCAGCATTGCCAATTCACCACAGGAATATGTCGAAGAATCCACCGCATCCCGGCAGGTGAAATTTTGTTAGAAATAGAGCAGGCATATGATGAAATAAACCACAATACACCATTCTCCCATGACAAACCAACAACAAGTGACACAAAACTACCAACTCGATAATCATGCAAAGTCAAATTCCACAATTTAGAAACTGCAATAAACCAATAAACCAAGCAACGCAACAACTTACCGAGCTTCAAGACGTAAGAGACCCCGAATTACAGAAAGTAAGAGAGCCAGAGTGCAACCCAGACTTGAAGATAGAAGACGGTGAAGACCGTCTCTGCTCCAGAGAGAGAAGATAGAGGTTGTGCGTCTGTGCCCTTTTAACCAAATGGAGTCTCCGGTTCACTTCTGACGTCATCATCTTTGTAAATGACATCGTTGTCCCTAGCAAAATATGAAATCGATAACCCTAACGCACGCAAACTCCCCAGCTGGCCAGGCGCATAGGGCTCTCACCAAAACCCTTTCAGTTTCCGAAAAGGAAAATGCAATCTCTTGATAACCCAAAACCCCATATAAGAAAATGAAATCGCTTTCCCTTGATAACCTAAAACCCCATAGAAGAAAACCTCAGTGAGACGCAGAAAGAAAAAGAGTGAGAGCATTACCCCCGCTGTCGGCACCCAAACCCTAAACCCGATAACCCGACAATGGCCGCCCCAAACCCTAACCCCGCTGTGAACTTGGCGACGATGCAACTAGTATGGGATGCCGATGCGGCTGCTAAGGCGGTTATGGAGGAGGAGGCTGTTGAAGCGGCTAGGGTGAAAGCTGAGGCGGCTGCAGCCTATGCCGAGTGGGAAGCCGAGTGGGCGAGGGAGGAGGCTAAGGAGGCGGCTGAGGAGGAGAAGAGGAAGGCGGCTGCAGAGGCGAAGTTGAAGAAGAATCAGAGAAAGAGGAGGAGAGAGAAGGAGGCGAAGCAGAGAAAAGAGGAGGGGGCGAACCAGAGAAGAGAGGAGGAGGCGAACCAGAGAAGAGATGAGGAGGAGAAGCAGAGAAGAGATGAGGAGGCGAAGCAGAAAAGAGATGAGGAGGCGGAGCAGAAAAGAGATGAGGAGGAGAAGCAGAAAAGAGATGTGAAGACAAGTACAAAGATGAATCGACAAAAGAGGCAGAAGCAGAAAGAGAGAAAAGCAAAAAAAAACAGATAGTGCTTTTGCAAATACTGCGAATACTGATGCGAAGAAGCAGAAAAAGAAAAAGAAGAAACCAGGTTTAGAGAAGTCGGATTCCACTGTTCCACATGAAACACATGCGAGGAGTGGTGAGCTGGAAAGTGCACAAGATGAAGTATCTAGTGTGGTCAGTCCTCCTAGCAAACATCAAACCCATCTAAAAACACCAAATGAAGCAGATAGAAGATCAAGTCCCCCCTCTGGAGAAGCTGCAGTTCCTCAAATTATGCACGATGTGCTTGTTAACGGTGATGTGGGTAATCCTGGGGTAGAAGTCGAAGTTTTGGGTGATGCAAGATCTACTGAAATTCATGAATTTGGCTCCCAACGGGAACTCCAAAATGTTGTTTCAGAAAATAAGGAGGAGTTCTTTTTCGTTCAAAAGGAAGCTCAGCAAGGTGATGGTGCCAGCATGTCTGAACCACTTGCTCAGCCTCATTCTGTAGAGGAAGATCAGGAACAGTCTACAAAAGTATATGGGTCGGCTACCGCCACAACCACGTCGCAACTACAAACACCAAATGCAATGCAGGATGTGATGAATCAGGTGAGTGCAGTAAAATTTGGGCATTTAATTATCTTGCACATGTCTACAAACGTACCAACTATTTTCAGCTAGCTTAACTTAGTAAAGTAGGCTTAGTATCTTCTCCAAAATTATGCTACTGCCATTTAAGTCAGTCTTCAAGTCATTTATTATTTGGTGAATTGGTATATTAGCATGTTCTTTCTATCTTTTCTGTTAACTATGGCTTTTCATCATGTGCAGCTAAGAGTTACGCAAGAGCAGATGACAAAGATGGAGCAGGCTGTAGAGCAAAAGGTTCTATGTTTTGCATGTGTTTTGTGTTATCAAACATTCAAACCTTGTTTTCTTGTCCATTATCTTGTCTGTTAACTATGGCTTTTCATCACATGTGCAGCTAAGCGTTATGCAAAACCAGATGACAAAGATGGAGCAGGCTGTAGAGCTAAGAGTTACGCAAGAGCAGATGACAAAGATGGAGCAGGCTGTAGGGCAAAAGGTTCTATCTTTTTCATGTGTTATGG
Above is a window of Fragaria vesca subsp. vesca linkage group LG7, FraVesHawaii_1.0, whole genome shotgun sequence DNA encoding:
- the LOC101291874 gene encoding COP9 signalosome complex subunit 7-like, giving the protein MDMEQKQEELIDHFVKQASSLTGASLASLVSEATSHPSLFAFSEILSAPSLLQCKIFNPVDMTSPMDALEGTENSVYLDVLRLFAHGTWSDYKSNAGRLPQLVPDQALKLKQLTVLTLAETNKVLPYDQLMQQLDVANVRELEDFLINECMYAGIVRGKLDQLRKCFEVQFAAGRDPRPEQLGSMIETLSNWLVTSDNLLISIQEKMSWADKMSELNKKHKKEIEDKAEEVKKTYSLKADNDFRGHEEIYSEPGGVMDYEEDRSRPKRRRHPIYR